The window CGTTTTGCGGCGATGATACATTTTTACTAGTAAAGCCAGGCCAATACAAGACTCAGCGATAGCTGTACTTAGCACTAAAATTGAGATGATCTGCCCATCAGACTGTTGCCAATAAGCGCCCGCAGCAACGATAGCAATTAAGGCTCCATTAATCATAACCATTAAACTTAATAGTAAAAATAAGAAATTACGGCGAATCAATGCACCAAATAAACCAATGATAAACAGGGATGTTGCCAGAATTAGGCTATGCATTAGTGGAATCATATTTTTCCCCTTTATTTGTTATGGATTTGGTGGAAGTAGGCGGTATCTCTTTATGAATATATAAGCGATAAATAAAATGATAGGCAATTACTAATCCACAAAGTAATAGTAAAATCGCTAACTCAATAACTAAAATATACGAGCCCAAGAACATATCGGTAAGACTTTCATTTTCTGGCTGTGTCACTTCTAAAGCCGAATAATCTGTGCTGGCAATACCATAAATTAATGTAACTAAGAGGACAAAAACTAAAATTAATGGGCCTAACCAAATTTTAGGGCTGATGCCGCGTTTATTCTGCTCTACAGCATCGTAGCGAAGATTGATTAGTGATAACACTGAGAGAAAAAGTAAGGATACTGCTCCAACAAACAGTATAACGGTTAGGGCTGCTGAAAAATAAGCACCCATAATAAAAAAAACTACAGCGGTTGCTAGCAGAGAAATTACAAAGTACAGTAAAGCGCTCATTGAGCGTCGACTACTAATGGCTTTAATGCTTGCCAATACAGTAATAATTGCTGCAATATAAAAAACAGAAACCATCTATTTGTTATCCAATTTGTATTCTATATTGTGAGTCAGTTAGATGAAGATACTATTATTTCTCTTACAGTAAGATGTCGAACTGACTGTCAAAAATTTTAGTGAGGTAATAACATAAAATTTTGAACGATTATTTTAACTGCTTATTTTTATGCTTATTAAAAAAAAAGTCTAGCTAATTTATTCTTAATAGCTTGAAAATACATGCTTACTACAGTTAAGTATTTTTTTATAATACAATTTATTATAAATAATAATGAGTTAGATTATTTAATTTGAATGTAAAAATCATTAAAAATCAGATTATAATGACTGTTACAAATTTTATAATTAACCCATTTTATTGTTAATAACATGATATTTACCAAGTAGTATATCATATTAGGACTAACGTTTTTTTAGAATATCTTGATAAAGCGTCCTTTCAAACTCAATTATGGCACTATTTTTGGCCGCAGAGTCTGGCGTGATATAATTATAACCAGAGATAAATTGCACAAATGCAACATATTTATCTTCTTTTAGTTTGATGAATCCAGCTAGATTATAGTTGCCTTCAAGATACCCTGTTTTAGCATAGACAATTGATTTTAATTCATTATTAGCAAAACTTTTGCGATATTGTAACGTACCATCGACACCTGCAATAGGTAACATTTCAACCATATGTAATGTATCATTGTTAGCTGCAATGTATTGCAATATCTGCATCAATTTATTGGCATCAATTAAATTTAGTCGTGATAATCCTGAACCATCAATAATGACTGCATTTTCTAAATCAATATTCGCTTTTTTAAGCAAAATATCTTTCACTGCATCACTGGCATTTTGCCATGAACCTTGCATGTTAAAATGGTGAGCCCCAATTGTTCGATATACCGTATCAGCAATTAAGTTATTCGATTTTTTTAGCATAATCGTGAGTAATTTTGATAGCGGTTCCGATTGATTGAGCGCTAGGGGGGCTAATGATTGAGTTATTGGCTCTTTAGCTTCAATAATGCGTCCTGTAAATTTAATCTGCTTTTGTGCTAGCTCCGCTTTGAGTATTTCAGAAAAGTAGGCAAAACTATCTGTAACTGCAAATTTAAGGTAACTTTTTTGGCTACTGTGTTTAATGCAACCGGATAAGTGATAACGATTTTTATCGGCTGATGTGACATTGAGCTCACAATATTTATCATCTAAGGTTTGCGATTTATTACTGATGGTTCTAACGTCACTTGTGATCGTGATTGGATAGCGAGATGACACTGATGTGGTTGCTTTATTACCAATTTTTTGTGCAGGCAAAATACCCGCATAAAAACAATTTTCATCAATGATCGTTGCTGATGGGGCGGTATTATAGCAAGATGTTAAATTATTCCATGACCAACCAGAGGCTTTATCGTGGCCGATAAATATAGAGTTGT is drawn from Orbaceae bacterium BiB and contains these coding sequences:
- the dacB gene encoding serine-type D-Ala-D-Ala carboxypeptidase yields the protein MKRLVSIISQLLILAIALNITNTYAENKTELSSYLSLLPKGTDLSVLVETVDKNPTTLAAFQNDQFRQPASVQKLVTGLAAMLELGPDFRFVTRLQTTGKISNKQLKGDLIIQLSGDPTLTRKQLAEMLSVLKLKGVDKIVGNIVIDNSIFIGHDKASGWSWNNLTSCYNTAPSATIIDENCFYAGILPAQKIGNKATTSVSSRYPITITSDVRTISNKSQTLDDKYCELNVTSADKNRYHLSGCIKHSSQKSYLKFAVTDSFAYFSEILKAELAQKQIKFTGRIIEAKEPITQSLAPLALNQSEPLSKLLTIMLKKSNNLIADTVYRTIGAHHFNMQGSWQNASDAVKDILLKKANIDLENAVIIDGSGLSRLNLIDANKLMQILQYIAANNDTLHMVEMLPIAGVDGTLQYRKSFANNELKSIVYAKTGYLEGNYNLAGFIKLKEDKYVAFVQFISGYNYITPDSAAKNSAIIEFERTLYQDILKKR
- the nuoK gene encoding NADH-quinone oxidoreductase subunit NuoK encodes the protein MIPLMHSLILATSLFIIGLFGALIRRNFLFLLLSLMVMINGALIAIVAAGAYWQQSDGQIISILVLSTAIAESCIGLALLVKMYHRRKTVNIDALSEMKG
- a CDS encoding NADH-quinone oxidoreductase subunit J, with amino-acid sequence MVSVFYIAAIITVLASIKAISSRRSMSALLYFVISLLATAVVFFIMGAYFSAALTVILFVGAVSLLFLSVLSLINLRYDAVEQNKRGISPKIWLGPLILVFVLLVTLIYGIASTDYSALEVTQPENESLTDMFLGSYILVIELAILLLLCGLVIAYHFIYRLYIHKEIPPTSTKSITNKGEKYDSTNA